A stretch of DNA from Oreochromis aureus strain Israel breed Guangdong linkage group 10, ZZ_aureus, whole genome shotgun sequence:
AGTGTAAATAATGCTATATGAAGTCCAATACAAGTGTGAGACCAAAGGACATTTCAtcttgtgcttttatttaattgtgcagTCTACATAAAAAAGCCTCCTGGATGCTaatcatatttaaaaatattcactCCTACATCTATCCCCAGGTCTATgtgcaaaagtttctgttttctccACCTATCTGCACGCTATGCAGtatataaattattttattatatataatttTGTAAGAGTTATGCATGCTCTTAATATGATTTTAagaatttctctctctctacattTTCTGTTCCTTTCCCTTTCATCCTGCCCACAGGTAAACCAGCAGAGGATGAGATGAAGCTGGGCTCTTTGAAGTTGAAGCCTAATACCAAGATCATGATGATGGGTACCAGAGAGGAGAGTCTGGTAGGTGGATAGAGAAAGatagaagaaaattaaaaaatatatctgGCTGGAACTGTTATAGAAGGTCTGTGTGCCTGGCTAGTGTTCAGGTTTACCAGACAAGAGAGGTGAGGGGTAACTTGTAAATATTCTGTTTATTCAGGATTTTGGAATCAGCTAGCTTTGATTAATGGATCAGAAAATGGTTGTTTAGGTGAAGATCTGACAGCCGTTGACATTTTTGAGGGATATATGCTATGGGTATAATGTACTGACTGATACAGTTTTAACCGtgcatatgttttgttttgtgaagGAAGACGTTTTAGCCCCTCCACCAGAGAATGATGACGTTGTCAATGATTTTGACATTGAGGAGGAGGTCATTGAAGTGGAGAACAGGTCTGTCAGAATTTTAGAAATTGTTGAAGGAAACCTGTCTTTGTGTGTCGGTGCATTTGAGAAACAAATATTGTTTTATGTCTTCAGAGAGGAGAACCTGGCAAAAATAGCTAGAAGAGTCAAAGAGTACAAGGTAGATGAACTAAACCCTCCTAGAGAAGGCAAGAGGCTCCTGGTTCTGGATGTGGACTACACACTGTTTGGTGAGTTGTTATCATCATGTGTCTCTTTAATAAGATGCTTTGCAAGAAACAAAAGAGGAGGCTTTGCACTTACTGTCTGTTTAGCAGCTGCCTGTTTTACCATGGACACCCATACAATAATCCTGTGTGTGTTCAGATCACAAGTCATGTGCAGAAACAGGTCAGGAGCTGATGAGACCCTACCTTCACGAGTTCCTGACATCAGCCTACGAGGACTACGATATTGTAATTTGGTGTACGTATCTGTCCATCACTTTCCCTTGTTTGTGGCAGTGGTTCATTGCTTTTATGTTAGACAGTGGGGTTTTCATATAAGTATGTCTGCCTAATTAATTTTTGATGTTTTGGCCCAAATTGAGCATCTGATCCACCaggaagaacaaaacaaacagattgAGCTCGCTTTTTTTTCTAATGGTGGCGAATATCCAATAAAATGTCCAGTATGTGTTTGGAGAACCGTGTCCTCTCACTGAGATGCCTCTTGTGCTTGGATATGTGCAGACATTGTgttgtgtttaatttttattttttctttcatgatTTAATTCATTACTAATTAACACGCataatgtgttttctcttttaagCTGCTACAAGTATGAAGTGGATTGATGCAAAAATGAAGGCAAGTACTTCTCTTATTTCtttatcatttcttttattatcCTGTACGTTTTGTTGCCAAAAGGTGGCAGTGTTAACCAAGTTGGCATACAGTATATGAGTGTAGATGGATCAGAAGATaacaccactgtgtgtgtgtgtgtgtgtgtgtgtgtgtgtgtgtgtgtgtgtgtgtgtgtgtgtgtgtgtgtaggagctGGGAGTGACAGACAACCCTAATTACAAGATTACGTTCATGCTGGACAGTGGGGCCATGATTACGGTACACACCCCAAAGAGAGGAGTTGTGGAGGTTGGTACACTTGCCTGTGTCACTGTTGTGGTCACACATCAATGCTTTGGACATATCtttcacagaagaagaaatgatatacaatatattttgatttattttaggtttttttaaGCGTTATTCATTCTGGCAGTTAATGGGTCATTGAACATAACACTGCAAGAAAATCAAATTTGTATCCAATCTGAGTGTCATTATCTAAAGTCATAATCTAATTTTGTTCAGCATTATTTCTATAACTAAATCTGAGCATTGATATTATGGGATATATCATAGTTTCAGAGGGAAAATCTCACATCAAGAATTTAATGTTTGTCATACTGAATAACAGAAACACGCATTAGTATTGGTAGTATCTATTTTCAGATAATCCTCAAAAAGGCATTTTGGGTAAACTGCAAGCATCACATGACTGTGACAGACAGGTATATGGTCAAATGTTAAATGGACTGGGACTTATACAGAGTTTTTCTGCCCTAACTgaccactcaaagtgctttttcCTACAGCATCATTCACCTAATCACACACGCTAGTCATATTAATACAGTCATATTGTAGCAGTCTCCAAATGTTAAATATGAGGTTCTGTTTACTCaaggagtgagtgagtgagtgagtgagtgagagagagagagctacaCATGTACACAACATGCACAAAGGTTTGGTTTTGAAAGTTTAACTTCCACCCTTTAATGATGTCATGAGCAACATGCCCTGTCATTTGAATCTTAGCTGGTGTCATGAAGTCCACATGGTGGAAATTCCATGTGATGAGTCAACAATGTGAAACCTTGGATCTGGAAACCTTCACTGGTTTATAATTGGTGCTTTCACAAATGATATGCCCCACACTCGatacagaaattattttaaaaaaacccttCTTAAAATGTGTTACATTTTAGATAATGAAAAATAGCTGAAAGTAGTTTgagctgcagaaataaacagccAAAATGGAAAATAAGTCAAACCAGGTCAGGAAATTTGTTCTCATTCTATGTCCAGGCTGTTCTTAGCCTGATGCTCCTGTTGATGCCTTTGAGCACTCTCTCAGAGCTCATTATCTGAGAATGAGCCAATAGATGATCATGAGTGTTACAGCCAATTGCTTTTCCCCCTCTAGTTTAGTAAACTGAGTAAAAGGGATAAGACATTTTACGTCTTCAGGACCTTAATTTGCTTCATTgtacaaattcttttttttgaacCCAAATTCTGTTTCTCTATTTCACAGTTACAGCAGAAAGTGTACAAATTATTTTGACACAGAAGGAATCACGAATAGAAGATGAGTTTGGtggtaacaaaaaataaatatgctgTCACGTGTTTTAGGTAAACACCATGTGGTGATAACACTCTTTGGAATGTACTCGAAatgcactttttttgttttcttcagtgAATTTAAAGCATTCAATGCCTGTTTATATTACTTGACATTTTAGGCATTAAACTTGTCCAGCTTAGTTTGTCAAACTATGATATAGGCCACGATGTTGATGCTCAGAgcaggttatacacacacatgcgatATAAAAACCATTTCATTCACCATTTACCAAAGCAGGATTTTGGGTTTAGATTGTGGTAGTACGCTTCAGATCGATTTGGCTTCAGTCACGGCTTAAAAATGCTGgaacaaatgaatgaaaaaagatAAGTAAATCAGTATGACGGTATAATTTTTCATAACTTCATTATATAAGATTACTGTGCGTAAAAACATATGTGAGTCTTTGGGTGTCAAATGGGAAGCACATATACAATATGGATGTGTAGTGAGgataaatttaaaagaaagggTCAAGTATCTGTTTGTCAGAGATTTGTCACTAGATAAAGTTGTATACACGTCGTTCTTGCTAAGTAACTATGTAAATTCTTGGGAATGTTTCTGGCTTAGGTGACATGTATCAtatcgttgttgttgttttttttttgtttacattctgGTAAGTCATTTAGCACTCTTGGTGTGACTGCACGCGCCGTGACGACATGTGGTGATGTGCTTGAATACCTCTTTCATGATGTTTGTGGAGGACGTTTACTGCTTTGTGCCAGCGTCATGACACTGATTTAATCTATTTTATGGCTTCCACAGGTGAAGCCCTTAGGTGTGATATGGGGGAAGTACGGAGAATTTTATAACAGGAAGAACACCATTATGTTTGACGACATTGGAAGAAACTTTCTTATGAACCCACAGAATGGACTTAAGGTTGGTTAGTTCATACAATTATCATGAccatttttctcttcttttggtACAATCAACTACAGATTTTAATGAAACTTTTTCTTAATTTGTCGTTGTGAATTTGTGTTAGATCCGACCCTTCATGAAGGCCCACCTCAACAGGGAGCGGGACAGAGAACTGTATAAACTGTCTCAATACCTCAAAGAAATCGCCAAGCTTGACGACTTCAGTGGACTCAACCACAAACACTGGGAGAGGTTCGCACTCATTGAACAGCTAAACAGTATAATTTGCATAGTTCAAACCTCAAACCTGTAGCACCTGCTAGACCTGAACAGCCATTTACAAGAAAATACtagatatattaaaaaaataacatctaATGCCAACACACAAAGGAATCTTACTTAAATTTTACttcatttcagattttttaaagtataaaattCATCCTAAAAAATGCTTCCAATTCTGGGGATAAATGAACACAATCTAAAGTAAGAAGGAGACTTTTGCATCTCAAGCAAAGAGAGTAACTGTGGTACTCCATGAGGAACTCACCAGTGGCAAGAAATTTGTGAAACAGTGTTGTTTAGATGAGTTTAAGGTAGGGGTAAAGTTACATCAGGGATCGTGTTGAGCCCTTTCTTATTTGCAGTTGTGATGGAAAGCCTAAAAGATGAGATCTCCGTGCAAACATCTCCTTTGCACTTTGTTGTGTCCATTCTTAGCTTTATTTTTGTTATCTGTGATGTCGTAGGACCGTACATGGTTGGTTATTTAATTGACTGTTCAACTTATGATATAATTTGTTTGTGCTGTACATGGTACATGGTGAAGGCTTTAAATGTTCTTCCATTATGTATTTCTACtcatttttaatgttgtgtcCCAGTGTCATTGGTACATTTCCCCAAATCAACATGAATTCAACTGaatgtgtgcctgtttgtttcTGCAGGTACCTATCTAAGAGGCATCACCACTGAAGAGGGACTATATTATCAGCGCAAAGACTTGGAGTGGATGCAACCAATGCATCATCCACTTGTCAAACATAAGAACAAACATAAAGTCCTTCATACCAAACCTCACTAAAAGTCCAACACTAACCCTACAATTACACACAAGGTCAGAACCTCAGGACTGAGATGGGCTTCCCAGTTTATATATCTGCATGTTCTCTGCCTTCTCTTAGTCTGGAACATTTGTTTGTTCAAATATTGTTTACAGTTACTATCAGTGTGCAAGGTGGATTGTGGAAAACAAATCCTGTTTGAGACCACACTGATTTAATGTCACAGACTCCAGCTCACCTGTTTACTCATGGTGGTCAACAAGGGTTTAATATAGATAACTGAGGTCCACTATTTCCTGAAAGTATTCCAGATCTTTTACACCTTCTTGGTATTTTAGATGGGTGAATAGTAGCAGATGTGTTAAGTTGAGTACCAGTAAAAATCCTCTATCAAGCTTCTCTGCTGTACCAAGTGAGTAGGAGAAGATACAAATCTAATTTCCTTATGGTTAAGGTCAGTAGCCTGCCTTCAAAGAGACTGACCGGCAAAAAGCTAAAGAACGAACAGAAACAAATAAGCAAAATGAAGTTACATAAGCATTGAAAGTGTTTTCAGTACGCGAGGATATTCTGGTAATTTaacgtgttttttttaatgtagtatTTGGAGTGTCTGTTTGATTTGTAATAAATGAAGTGAAAAGTTGGAACGTCTGGAAGTTTTGTGAGCATCAAACAAATCACAGCAGCCTCGACATGCAGACGTATGCAGCAATTCTTAAAACTACTGAGAGACCAAAATCTGTTGGTCTTAGAACTGGCTAGCTAAAATATTTCATCGAAACAAGTGGCGCCAGTGAGCAAGTGTGACACCATTTGCTACGTGTCCGTAGGTCAGGCTTCCATGGCTTGATATTCATGTGCATACATATCCAGAAACgtattcatgtttttctgtgcatGCTGATTCTGTTACATCACAGGACGCAACACTCGAACGGACATAGAGCATAGGTTTAATTTCTTTGATGCTCGTTAGATCGTGACAGCTCTTCATTGAAATGTTTCTGGAACATCCAAATGTCAATGAACAAAATGAAGGTGATGAGAATACAAGAACTGGATAGCACAattttttaattgtgtgttttgtttttttctcttttgtaattGACGTGGGTTTTTACACATTTCAGTACTTATTAAGGTGGGCCTCATTCTATGAAGCTGAAGCTCTGGAAACATAAGCTATATGATATGTCAAGCAGTCCCTGGAAATtcagtttcttttcatttcttgaGCTctgccttttttgtgtgttttcttcatTACATTGACCAAATTGTGGCTGTAAATAGGAAAATAAACCATTTTTTGTACCTCGCTTGCTTGTACTGTTCTACATTTCTGAGGTAGTTTAAAATGAGTTAATCTTTTACAGTTAGAAACACTTCATTACTTCCTGTTCATAACTTGTACACCATGAACACCATAAAAGATTAATTCATTGAATAAAGAACATAGACACTAACGACCTGGCCAATAATGACACCTCCCAAAACACCATGGCCTCCAGTGCCCCCCTCCCCTTCATTTAAttgtcataaatattttttcagtattattaCTGGCTATTATTTTCTACTGTTGTCATTACTATTACCTATTGATGTCTCACGTAGCCACATGATGAGTTCATACACATGCAATTCGGACAATATCAGAATATGAAATATGCAAATATGTACAAGTACTTTTGTTttatgattttgtgttttttctagtTTGTCACtgcatttttcatcttttgtaTTATCTGCACTCAAAATAAGAAACTCTTCATTACTATAGATAACCCATGcgttttaaatacattttgagaTGCCCTGttataaaatgaaagaaaatacagtaaactgATATGTTCATTAATTTATTATAAAATGTCGAGAAACATTCTGAACAGATATAAATAAGTTACCAAGGGCATGAAGGAAATACTAATTCATTTCAATCACAGTACAAATCATTATTTTAACATTGTGCTGTAGTTCCACAGACATAACGAATGGGGATGAAGAGGGATGAATAAATACTGTACAGGTATACATTCACTCCTGAAGCACAGCTTCATATGTTGTGCATCACTTGAAAAAATGTATTAgaccactttttttcttctgaattacaatatttttaaaaactgttttcctctttctggtgtggcAGCAGAGTCCAGCGGCTAACGCTTAGCACGCCACGTTATGTTTGTTCACTCTGTtggcaaaaagaacaaaacagtaCAGATTGGATCAGTCAGTATACAGTGATTTGTAAATAGTGTGAATCCTTGCACAGGAACAGAATTagcaaaaaaatcaataaaaatcaatacaCTTACGTGCACTGACTCCAGTGGCTCCACGGCCCTCTGGTGAACTTGTCCTGAGCTCGCACACAGAAAACATACTTCTTGGTCTTAACGCCAACCTCGTATTTGGTTGCATCAGTGGTGATATTCTGCACAAAGAAGAGGCAACttaataaagacaaagaaaccTCGACTAAACTGGACA
This window harbors:
- the ublcp1 gene encoding ubiquitin-like domain-containing CTD phosphatase 1, which encodes MSVSVIIKWGGQEYFISSLSEEDTVLDLKQSIKTLTGVLPERQKLLGLKVKGKPAEDEMKLGSLKLKPNTKIMMMGTREESLEDVLAPPPENDDVVNDFDIEEEVIEVENREENLAKIARRVKEYKVDELNPPREGKRLLVLDVDYTLFDHKSCAETGQELMRPYLHEFLTSAYEDYDIVIWSATSMKWIDAKMKELGVTDNPNYKITFMLDSGAMITVHTPKRGVVEVKPLGVIWGKYGEFYNRKNTIMFDDIGRNFLMNPQNGLKIRPFMKAHLNRERDRELYKLSQYLKEIAKLDDFSGLNHKHWERYLSKRHHH